The DNA segment cgacaacggatattatCCGTTTTCGTAGGGGGgattaaaaccgttgtaactGGGGGCGTTGTAAAAAGCGTGCCCTAtaacaacggtttatatccgttgtcacAGCCATCCTACCacaacggttttgcaacagtttgTAACCGTTGTCGTAAGTCTCCAAAGACAACAGTTCTGCAGCAGTGTAAATCCGTTGTCATTGACTatttaagacaacggttttgtacagtttatatccgttgttgtTTATGGCTTAGGACAACATATTTGcaacagtttatatccgttgtcgtttgtgGATTACAAGAACGGTTTTGCAACAgtgtatatccgttgtcgtttgtgatatacgacaacggttttggcAATAACATAAATCAGttgtatttggagtcattaaaaCCGTTGCCTAATTAATCTTCATACgaactataaatattaataaagaaatcaatataaaataaaatatttactacattgaatccatgaaaatattcaagttcCAAAATAGTTACAGACATCTAATTTGGAAGATAATACTACGTAGTCGAAACTCAAAATATCCcatctaatataatataaatgtaaCAAAAGTAGTTCCAAAAGATGGTTgtatcaaaacataaatcatCATGTGTTTGTTCTTGATAACGATGTTCACGATATGACTTCTACATATTACCAAGGCGATCTGAAACACAACTCAATCCTTGCATCAAAACCCCTTATGCATTACTCCCGAGTTACCTACAAGAAAACACATTCTCAgtccaaaattatcaacaaaatcTTAGACCAATTTAAACATGGAATCCAATCTCAACTATCAAACTAATATCTCGCTTGTCatggaaaaaataaaagaaaaaaactcaGCAACTCCAAAAGGGAAGGCAATGATGATTTTATTCAACTcatttttgcatttgtattgaattcataaaatatagTAAGCACAGTTGACAAACCGTGGGCTCCGACCAACCCACAGGCCACAAGCTAAACCATGGATTTGGCACTTTCAAGTTCCACTCTACAACATCCCAATAACTCAAACCACACACCATTTCAAGTTCCACTCCACATCCCAATAAGCTAGCCTCCCAACTTTAATTCATACTAGCATGGATCTGTCTTCATGTTTGATATCATAAGCAAATTAACATTATTTTAGGTACATGTAAAATAAGCTATGCATATTTAATCTCTCCTATTCTACAACATATTTCATTTTAACTAAAAGTTGACTAAAGATCCTATGTAGCTAGTTAGGCCTTGTTCGTACCTTAGGGAATCCAAGCTCATAGAGCCCAAAAACGACAAGAGCCACCAAAGGAACAACAGAAATTGGAGTCAGAAACCTATAGTTACACATGCATGAGTAATAGCATAATCACTATAAGAAGTGAACTTGTTCACACTAAAATattgtgtgtatgtgtgtgtctCAATAATAGATTTGTCAATTGTCTCATTCAAGGTAGATGCTACAGCACAAAACAAAGTGTCTTACAAACCTAGACATTGACATTACCAAAAAGCATCcaaaattccaaatcatgatGCATTATCTAACGAAAGCACCTGGTCAAGAACATGTGAGATTTCTCCTCAAAAAATTGTCTTTACTTATGAGGGCTAAAAACATTAATGAAGGATAGTTCCCATTAATTCCAGAGTCCAGACCTCTCCTAGCTAGTGTTTTATTTATGCACCTTCTAATTAATCTtttacaaaagaaaagaaatttcaATCTTAAGCTTTTTACAGATTATTAGAGCACCTTGTTAGAAATTTCTGCAAACTACAGGTAGTGAACTCCAAATTTATTTTACTCGAAGATTATAACGATGCACAATGATAATGTGATTTCTAGGAAGTCACGCATAGAAAGTACAACTCGTTAGAGAACCATCATTAATCAACAGCACATTATGTGCAGGGaacttaataaaaaaacaagagTCGATTATCACAGCagaaaataaaaactcattaaGAAAAAGTGaacaataagaaaataaaacaatattaaTTAAACATACCTAGTCATAATTAATATAGTCTAGTACGCATTCCGCCCATTCAGATCGCACTTCATCAATTTCTTCATTAGAGTAAACTGTTTTCATGAACTGTGAACAAACTCAaattatattagtaaaaaaaacaataatgaaGAAGAAACATGATATAAACACACTTAtttgagaagattgagaataTGTGAAATATACTATTGAGGAAAGTGAATCCTTATCACTGGCAGCATTTTCTTCAACAATTTCTTTCATAAACCTCATCAAATAATACCCACACTGTTTTGCATCTGGTTGGCGAGGACCCTATATTATCAAAAAATTGTCAATGATTAATACATGTATAAATATTTGTCAATTTATCGCAGATAAACATATATAAGAAATACCATTATCACTTCTCATGTAGGcttttttttccctttcctCTCCTTGTTCGAATTAAACAATCTCAAGCTCCATCATATAGCAACAAGATTCGACATGAGTGTTCCATTGACTAAATTAAATGCTTAATTAAGAAAAGATTATATACTCACATATCCACTACATATTTCCAGTCCTCATAGCGATTGCGATGACTAAGTGAATCCAACAAATAAACCACCTCCACATAAGGATCGATGACAGTGAGAATCCAATGACAACTATAGGTACAAAACAGATAGTCAATTACCACGTTTCGCAAAATTgttgaaaaaaatcaattataagtGATATTGTATTTCTGATTTACCCAACATTGTATGGCACCAAAACTAATTGATTTCTTGCTGCACCACTTAGCCTATCTACCAAAACACTTGCCCAACTATTCAAGTGTtcaattttttcattttcatcAAGTTTGGATACATATGGCATGACTGAGATGGTGTGTGGATTcataaatctaaattttttgaccttgttatcttttttcatctttttgaaGAGAATCCTGCCATTTGAACAAAAAAATGTTACCagattaatgaattttatacaAAATATATGCTAAACAATTCAAagaaaaaagttaaatttaatcaaAAACTTACCACATGTAAACAACTATACAATTGGCAGATATTGGCTCCAACAGATAAAAAGGTGTGATATCTTCAAGGTCCACAAGTAGTTCGTACTCATCGTCAAATAAATCATGATCAAGAAACATTGATATATGTTTTCCAGGTATTTTCAGCCCACGCTTATCATAACAGTACAAAATATGCAATGATCTCGGCACATTGGATGGCAAAACAGGATTACTTTTTTTCTCAACAATTTTCTTTCTTTGAGGCTTCTGAAAATCGCACATGTAAATATGTTAGTGGTGAAAAAAGGATGGATACGCCCTGAAACTGAACATATTACAACTCTgaaaaaatcttatatattaaCTAACCCGAACCAACATTTTTACCTCATCTTTCATCACTACCAAGTGTGCAGGACAAGACACATGGGTTCCTATAGCATCACCAACAGTATCACATTCGTTTGGTATTGGAAATGGCAACAGTGCTGATTTCTCCACTGCCTCATCAACGGAGACGCGCATGCAATTCATGGGTAATGGAACACCATGAAGTAACTTGCCAGCCCCATTGACATCAACAATTGTACCATAGGCAACAACATTGGTCTTAGAAACCAATGTCAAAGCAACCGGCTTACCCTAGAAGACAATCAATCATGTTATAAATTGATGCAACTTATTCTTGCAATAATATCAAGTAATGTAACCATAATTAAACAAACATATACCTGAAGATACTCATCCTTGCTCAAAACTTTCATGCCATCATCAatcaaagtttcataatttGGGACACTCTTTTCTGTTTTGATCTTATCTACACTCATGGGAGGTAACCTCACTGAGCAATTTCCTTTTTCATCAACCTCAATGTCGCATGCAccttttctgaaaatttcttcAAGTTTATGTATGCATGCATCTTGCTAGGCCATGCGTGCATTTTGTTCTACCATGCGTGCATCTTGCTCTACCATGCGTGCTTCTTGTTCAGAAATTAGCATCTTTGCCTCTAGCAATTCCTTTTGATGACGAACGATTAATTGACCATCATCAAGAGGTCTATTCCATTTTCTACCAACATTAAAGTAGATTGTTGGAGTGATATGACCTCCAACAACCCTCACACGCCCAGCATGTTCTTCTGAATCGAGTGCATTTGTAAGGATATCTTTCTTTGCACCTTCAAAGTGCAACTTCCCCTCTCGTTGTTTTTGCACATAATCATCCTGTAATCACCAAACATACAAAATAATTACTAAATCAGTTTTAATAAATAACAAAGTATTGATTATCATGTATTGATTGCATACAATCTTTTGTATTGTCATTCTCAGATCATCCCCTTCAAATTCACCCTCCTTGTTGACCCGTCCTCTCTTCCAAATAAGAGCTCAATTTATCTCATCGTCATCACATAATTCAGATGCCTATAAACAAGGAGCAATCTTATAATACAGATTTTGGAACATAAATTCCAGCACATAAATAAATAGACAACGCAGGAGACACTTCTTCAGCCGGTTGGACAGCTTTATTAATGTGATAGTCATAACAAGAATGTACATAACACCTTCAATTAGGTTGAAATACATAATAGGTGTTGAATTATTGGACAACAATATGTGCCTAAAATTATGCGCAACATGCCATCCATAAGGAAATCTGATTTCCAAATATTAAACTAgtagtttcaaaaatatattaatgTGCAATATTAACCAGCAGCTTCAATATACTTACAATTTCATCAGCAAAACGTGCATATCCTTTACGGGAAATTCGATGAGGGTATACGTTCTgccttcttctcttctttttctcATCACTTTCTTTCTAGTTAATTGAACATTTCACATACATATCAGATTTCAATAGAACTAATGATATTGTAATTGACTTATTTGTAAAGACAAATTATGAATCTTACCATGAAGTCGTCAGTCATGCGGCTGATTACGAAAGAACTACAGTCATCTCGTGTAATACCATAGCCAATCGGTGGATCTTTCAACTCATCTGGTTTATCCATCTTGCTGAAAATGAACTTTTGAGTGAGAAAAGCTTTATATTGACGCCATTAATTTGCTAAGCTTAGACATCCCTTCTTCCAGCTTTGTTCAATATTGTACGTCAGCTgtagaaaattattaaaaaaaaacagctCATTCAATATATCGTAACCATTTAAGAGCTAATTTAAATTGTGTAAGCATTATAACTTAAATTCACCGATTCCCATATTAACTCTTTAACATCATTTGGAACCTGCTTCCAGGTCTTGTAGCTTATCTTAATCTTCTCTCGAACGAGCACGCCGATATAACTTTGCATTTCACCCGCAAATTCTCCAATTGGCTGTCCAATCTTGTTGAACTTTACATCCTTCCTAATTCCATGCACCCTTTGCCTAACAAGCTTATCCAAACGTGTACGACCTCTACATGTCCTTGTTGATTCGGTATCTGTAGATTCAATTACTGTTTGACCCTCACAACTATTGTTAGTCGCAGAATATGCAGTACTATTTCCTTTAGCCTTATCAATCCTCCGTAATATATTGCTCTTCTCAACGATTTCATCAACTTGATACCCTATAGGAAGCTTTCCACGAGCTGTCACAGTGTCATCAAAGAAATGAGGAGATTATTGAATGCCGAAACCTTTTCAAGATCCTCAATGACCCAATtcctgcaaaaaaaaaatagactaCTTGTTAGGCATGAATATTGGTGACGCTGCTGATAATCATTATGCACAGATGAAATTAGAAGAAAATGGTGAATTGGGTTATTCAAATCTCTACGCATTTTATGTCCTAAGCAATTAACAATAAGATAAAGATTTATGAAGGGGACCATAGATAcgcaatattataaaatttctatttgggacattaaataaacaaaaaggtagagtagtgtatatatatatatatatatatatatatatatatatatatatatatatatctacatctaaagacaaaaacAACATTGGTAgtataaacaaaatattacatttaattattttcaagcCAAGTCCCATCACAATCTTCATGAATGCACGGTGGTTCATTCTCATCTGTTCCGTCATCATCCAATGATTTCATTGATACAAACCCTCTTGTAGAACACTGGTAGTGGATTGACTCATTTTCCAACTCATCACAATTCATGTATTCAATGTAATCCTTAGTAGGAGTGGAAAGTACAACATTCCATGTAGGATCTTGAGGATCTTCAATGTAAAATACCTGCTTTGCTTGACTGCCCAAGATAAAAGAGTCAGACTTGAATCAAATTCTGTTGAGgtttaccaacgtgaaaccAAGATCATCAACTTTAATACCGTTATTA comes from the Henckelia pumila isolate YLH828 chromosome 1, ASM3356847v2, whole genome shotgun sequence genome and includes:
- the LOC140859984 gene encoding uncharacterized protein, which produces MSVDKIKTEKSVPNYETLIDDGMKVLSKDEYLQGKPVALTLVSKTNVVAYGTIVDVNGAGKLLHGVPLPMNCMRVSVDEAVEKSALLPFPIPNECDTVGDAIGTHVSCPAHLVVMKDEKPQRKKIVEKKSNPVLPSNVPRSLHILYCYDKRGLKIPGKHISMFLDHDLFDDEYELLVDLEDITPFYLLEPISANCIVVYMWILFKKMKKDNKVKKFRFMNPHTISVMPYVSKLDENEKIEHLNSWASVLVDRLSGAARNQLVLVPYNVGCHWILTVIDPYVEVVYLLDSLSHRNRYEDWKYGPRQPDAKQCGYYLMRFMKEIVEENAASDKDSLSSIFMKTVYSNEEIDEVRSEWAECVCKTLCFVLFLTPISVVPLVALVVFGLYELGFPKVTRE